The proteins below come from a single bacterium genomic window:
- the tuf gene encoding elongation factor Tu (EF-Tu; promotes GTP-dependent binding of aminoacyl-tRNA to the A-site of ribosomes during protein biosynthesis; when the tRNA anticodon matches the mRNA codon, GTP hydrolysis results; the inactive EF-Tu-GDP leaves the ribosome and release of GDP is promoted by elongation factor Ts; many prokaryotes have two copies of the gene encoding EF-Tu), translating into AEIYVLTKEEGGRHTPFFKGYRPQFYFRTTDVTGAMELPEGTEMIMPGDNVTISAELIVPIALEQGLNFAIREGGHTVGAGVVSEVIE; encoded by the coding sequence GGCTGAGATATACGTATTGACTAAGGAAGAGGGCGGTCGTCACACACCGTTCTTCAAGGGTTACAGGCCTCAGTTCTACTTCCGCACGACCGACGTGACTGGTGCGATGGAGTTGCCTGAGGGCACCGAGATGATAATGCCCGGCGACAACGTAACGATCAGTGCTGAGTTGATAGTGCCGATCGCATTGGAGCAGGGTTTGAACTTTGCGATTCGCGAGGGCGGCCACACTGTAGGTGCAGGCGTCGTCAGCGAGGTAATTGAATAG